Proteins encoded together in one Yersinia mollaretii ATCC 43969 window:
- a CDS encoding glycosyltransferase family 2 protein, whose product MTPLVTIAVPSFNQGQFLDDALSSIFHQQVPVEVFVLDGGSTDNSVDIIRKWDNQLAGWRSRADDGQASAINEGIALGSAPFVCWLNSDDWFLPNALSTLLNELQAHPEAPAVYGRCWNVVQKTGEQTPVWVEPFAEKRLALRCIISQPATLIRRSAWDSVGGLDSELHLAMDYDLWWRLYKQIGALYFVDEFVATNREHEATKTKTFRYRHYQEAIAVVRKHHGRVPLKWWLAQPYAVWFKSIAG is encoded by the coding sequence ATGACTCCACTGGTCACCATTGCTGTTCCATCTTTTAACCAAGGTCAGTTTCTTGACGATGCACTGTCATCCATTTTTCACCAACAGGTTCCTGTCGAGGTGTTTGTTCTGGATGGCGGTTCAACAGATAACTCGGTTGATATTATCCGCAAATGGGATAACCAATTAGCGGGTTGGCGTAGCCGTGCTGATGATGGGCAGGCATCTGCTATTAATGAAGGAATTGCTTTAGGCAGTGCGCCTTTTGTGTGCTGGTTAAACAGTGATGATTGGTTTTTACCTAATGCGTTATCAACATTGCTTAATGAGCTGCAAGCTCATCCTGAAGCACCCGCAGTGTATGGACGTTGCTGGAATGTGGTGCAAAAAACAGGGGAGCAGACGCCGGTATGGGTTGAACCATTTGCGGAGAAGCGACTAGCACTGCGTTGTATTATTTCGCAGCCCGCGACGCTCATTCGCCGTTCTGCATGGGACTCTGTCGGGGGGCTGGACAGCGAGCTGCATTTGGCGATGGATTATGATTTGTGGTGGCGCTTGTACAAACAAATAGGCGCTTTGTATTTTGTGGACGAGTTCGTTGCGACTAATCGGGAGCATGAGGCCACCAAAACTAAAACCTTTCGTTATCGTCACTACCAAGAAGCCATCGCAGTAGTGCGAAAGCACCATGGGCGTGTACCACTCAAGTGGTGGTTAGCTCAACCCTATGCCGTGTGGTTCAAATCAATAGCCGGATAA
- a CDS encoding SIS domain-containing protein, translating into MSYALQHLKETTEIIQRMDIDAIEKMADLLVTVKADGGRIFFLGVGGSAGNCSHAVNDFRKIVGIECYAPTDNVSELTARTNDDGWASVFVEWLKISKLQAKDLLFIFSVGGGNLEKNISPNLVEAIRLAKTVDAKVAGVVGRDGGYTAQSADACVIVPTVNPDNITPHSEAFQAVLWHLLVSHPKLKVNQTKWESAVK; encoded by the coding sequence ATGAGTTACGCGTTACAGCATTTGAAAGAAACGACAGAGATTATTCAAAGAATGGATATCGATGCGATTGAAAAAATGGCGGACTTATTGGTAACAGTTAAAGCCGATGGGGGGCGGATTTTTTTCCTTGGTGTGGGGGGGAGCGCAGGTAATTGCTCTCATGCGGTTAATGATTTCCGCAAGATTGTGGGTATTGAATGCTACGCGCCAACCGATAATGTTTCGGAATTAACTGCCCGAACCAATGATGATGGCTGGGCGAGTGTATTTGTCGAGTGGCTTAAAATCAGCAAGTTACAGGCTAAAGATCTCTTGTTCATCTTCTCTGTAGGAGGGGGCAATCTTGAAAAAAATATCAGTCCTAACTTGGTTGAAGCCATTAGGCTGGCAAAAACCGTTGATGCTAAGGTCGCCGGAGTGGTAGGTCGGGACGGAGGTTACACAGCTCAGTCAGCTGATGCTTGTGTGATTGTGCCTACAGTGAATCCAGACAACATTACTCCGCACTCAGAGGCATTTCAGGCCGTATTGTGGCATCTGCTGGTTTCCCATCCAAAACTTAAGGTCAATCAAACTAAATGGGAATCTGCGGTTAAATAA
- a CDS encoding glycosyltransferase family 4 protein: MRVLHFYKTAFPDTMGGVEQTIDQIARGANKLGIEIDVLSLTSRQVPRTIEIDGYLAHRAKLDLQIASTGFSISAFLRFSQLAKKADIIHYHFPWPFMDVVHFATRVKKPTVVTYHSDIIRQKNLLKIYQPLQWKFLGDVDRIVATSPNYLATSSILAKYSHKVSVIPIGLDKPTYPVPSQAKLDYWRRMVGAKFFLFIGVIRYYKGLHILMEAAQGTDYPIVIVGAGPIEMELKAQANRLNLRNIYFLGQLPDEDKVSLLTLCYAILFPSHLRSEAFGISLLEGAMYGKPMISSEIGTGTTFINIANQTGLVIPPSDPLAMRQAMNYLWEHPEQAAEMGRRAEARYWEYFTADRMVESYIDLYADLIKSAGCTESVIN; this comes from the coding sequence ATGAGAGTTCTTCATTTTTATAAGACGGCATTTCCAGACACTATGGGTGGAGTTGAACAAACTATTGATCAGATAGCCAGAGGGGCTAACAAGTTAGGTATTGAGATTGATGTATTATCACTGACATCGCGGCAAGTGCCTCGGACGATTGAGATTGATGGTTACTTAGCGCATCGGGCCAAGCTAGATTTGCAAATTGCATCAACCGGTTTTTCCATATCCGCTTTCTTGCGTTTTTCTCAGTTGGCAAAGAAAGCAGATATAATCCATTACCATTTTCCCTGGCCATTTATGGATGTCGTGCACTTTGCAACCAGGGTAAAAAAACCTACAGTGGTGACGTATCATTCAGATATTATTCGCCAAAAAAATTTACTCAAAATATATCAGCCGCTTCAGTGGAAGTTTTTAGGCGATGTGGATCGAATCGTTGCTACGTCGCCAAATTATCTTGCAACCAGTAGCATATTGGCAAAGTACAGTCATAAAGTTAGCGTTATTCCTATTGGCTTGGACAAACCGACTTATCCCGTGCCATCTCAGGCAAAATTGGACTATTGGCGTAGAATGGTGGGGGCAAAATTCTTCCTTTTTATTGGCGTCATACGTTACTACAAAGGCTTACATATATTGATGGAGGCTGCGCAGGGAACTGATTATCCCATAGTCATTGTCGGTGCAGGCCCGATTGAGATGGAACTCAAAGCTCAGGCGAATAGGTTGAATTTACGCAATATCTATTTCTTAGGGCAATTACCCGATGAAGACAAGGTTTCATTATTAACGCTTTGCTATGCCATTCTTTTCCCTTCTCATCTACGCTCAGAAGCGTTTGGCATATCTTTATTGGAAGGTGCCATGTACGGTAAGCCGATGATCTCCAGTGAGATTGGAACAGGAACAACATTTATTAATATAGCAAATCAAACCGGATTGGTTATACCGCCTAGCGATCCATTGGCAATGCGTCAGGCAATGAATTACCTATGGGAGCATCCTGAACAGGCTGCTGAAATGGGGCGTCGTGCTGAGGCGCGATATTGGGAGTATTTTACGGCAGATCGGATGGTGGAATCATACATAGATTTGTATGCTGATTTAATTAAGTCAGCGGGCTGTACGGAGAGCGTCATCAACTAA
- a CDS encoding MFS transporter encodes MTDRSDTALPPAANASVKRTSFSILGAISVSHLLNDMIQSLILAIYPLLQAEFSLSFAQIGLITLTYQLTASMLQPLIGLYTDKHPQPYSLPIGMGFTLSGILLLAVATTFPVVLLAAALVGTGSSVFHPESSRVARMASGGRHGMAQSVFQVGGNFGSALGPLLAAILIAPYGKGNVGWFSLAALLAIVVLLQVSKWYQQQQRATHGKAIKISSAKMLPKKTVIKTLAILMVLIFSKYFYLTSISSYYTFYLMHKFGVSVQNAQIHLFVFLFAVAAGTIIGGPLGDRIGRKYVIWGSILGVAPFTLILPYASLYWMGILTVIIGVILASAFSAILVYAQELIPGKVGMVSGLFFGFAFGMGGLGAAVLGYVADLTSIELVYQICAFLPLLGIFTALLPNIEDK; translated from the coding sequence ATGACCGATCGTTCTGATACCGCACTTCCCCCAGCCGCCAATGCATCAGTAAAACGGACATCCTTCTCAATTCTGGGGGCGATTAGCGTATCTCACTTGCTCAACGATATGATCCAGTCGTTGATTCTGGCGATTTATCCTCTATTACAAGCCGAATTTTCACTGAGTTTTGCGCAAATAGGGCTAATCACACTGACTTATCAGCTGACGGCTTCAATGTTACAGCCGCTGATTGGCCTGTATACCGACAAGCACCCGCAACCCTACTCCCTGCCGATTGGTATGGGATTCACCTTGTCGGGTATCTTACTGCTCGCCGTGGCAACCACTTTCCCCGTGGTATTACTGGCCGCCGCGCTGGTGGGGACGGGTTCGTCGGTGTTCCATCCAGAATCATCACGAGTCGCCCGCATGGCATCTGGTGGCCGTCATGGCATGGCTCAATCCGTGTTTCAGGTCGGGGGCAACTTCGGTAGCGCGCTCGGGCCGTTACTGGCCGCCATCCTGATTGCCCCTTATGGTAAAGGTAATGTCGGCTGGTTTTCACTCGCGGCATTACTCGCTATTGTCGTGCTATTGCAAGTTAGTAAGTGGTACCAGCAGCAACAAAGGGCCACTCATGGGAAAGCCATAAAAATCTCATCGGCAAAAATGCTGCCCAAAAAGACTGTTATTAAGACGTTAGCTATCTTGATGGTGCTGATATTCTCTAAATACTTCTATTTGACCAGTATCAGTAGCTATTACACCTTCTATTTGATGCATAAGTTCGGCGTTTCGGTACAAAATGCGCAAATACATTTATTTGTGTTCTTATTTGCCGTGGCGGCTGGCACCATTATTGGCGGCCCTCTTGGGGACAGAATAGGACGAAAATATGTTATTTGGGGGTCTATATTAGGTGTTGCACCATTTACCCTCATTTTACCCTACGCTTCCTTGTACTGGATGGGTATTTTAACCGTGATCATTGGTGTCATCCTTGCATCGGCCTTCTCTGCGATACTGGTCTACGCGCAGGAGCTAATACCGGGAAAAGTGGGGATGGTATCCGGCCTATTCTTCGGTTTTGCTTTCGGTATGGGGGGTTTAGGTGCGGCTGTACTAGGGTATGTTGCTGATTTGACCAGTATTGAATTGGTTTATCAAATATGTGCATTCTTACCTTTACTCGGGATATTCACTGCCTTACTGCCCAATATAGAAGATAAGTAA
- a CDS encoding transaldolase, which produces MKKIEDLNIQIFADGADKSGMLEMYAKPYIKGLTTNPTLMKKANITDYRVFCKDILTHIKDKPLSFEVFSDDFAEMERQAMEIASWGDNVYVKIPVTNTKEETCYALVKKLGAQNVKMNITAMMTLTQVREVVASLNPHVPSYVSVFAGRIADTGRDPVPMMAAAVEMLKVAPAAELIWASPRELLNIFQADQIGCHVITVTNDILKKLSLVGYDLSAYSLDTVKMFYNDAVAAGFKL; this is translated from the coding sequence ATGAAAAAAATAGAAGATCTTAATATTCAGATTTTTGCTGATGGTGCTGATAAATCTGGCATGTTGGAAATGTATGCCAAACCTTATATAAAAGGATTGACCACCAATCCTACTTTGATGAAAAAAGCGAACATTACTGATTACCGCGTATTTTGCAAAGACATCCTCACCCATATAAAAGACAAGCCTTTGTCGTTCGAAGTTTTTTCTGATGATTTCGCCGAGATGGAACGTCAAGCGATGGAGATTGCCAGTTGGGGCGATAATGTCTATGTCAAAATTCCTGTGACCAATACAAAGGAAGAGACTTGCTACGCATTAGTTAAAAAGCTTGGTGCCCAAAACGTTAAAATGAATATCACTGCCATGATGACGTTAACTCAGGTTCGTGAAGTCGTGGCCTCTCTTAATCCCCATGTTCCCAGTTATGTCTCTGTCTTTGCTGGACGTATTGCCGATACAGGGCGAGATCCCGTTCCAATGATGGCCGCCGCGGTTGAAATGCTTAAAGTTGCACCGGCTGCTGAGTTGATCTGGGCTAGCCCGCGTGAATTGCTCAATATTTTTCAGGCCGACCAAATTGGTTGCCACGTCATTACAGTGACCAACGATATTCTGAAAAAGCTCTCCTTGGTGGGTTATGACCTAAGCGCATATTCGCTAGATACGGTGAAGATGTTCTATAACGATGCTGTAGCTGCCGGATTCAAACTTTGA
- the ushA gene encoding bifunctional UDP-sugar hydrolase/5'-nucleotidase UshA, whose product MRFSLSTTACALAVSLAFAPGWAAAWEKDKTYDITILHTNDHHGHFWQNDHGEYGLAAQKTLVDSIRKQVAAEGGSLLLLSGGDINTGVPESDLQDAEPDFRGMNLVGYDAMAIGNHEFDNPLSVLRQQEKWATFPLLSANIYQKSTQQRLFKPYALFDKQGVKIAVLGLTTDDTAKIGNPEYFTDIEFRQPAAEAKQVVEQLRKTEKPDIIIAATHMGHYDDGKHGSNAPGDVEMARSLPAGYLDMIVGGHSQDPVCMASENHKQADYVPGTPCAPDRQNGTWIVQAHEWGKYVGRADFKFRNGELKLVSYQLIPINLKKKVEKADGTSERVFYTQEIAEDPSMLKLLTPFEEQGKAQLDVKVGSVNGKLEGDRSKVRFEQTNLARVLLAAQMERAGADFAVMSGGGVRDSIDAGDITYKDVLKVQPFGNTLVYADMKGSEVEKYLAVVANKKVDSGAYAQFANVSLIADGNGVSEVKIQGKPLDPNKTYRLATLNFNALGGDGYPKIDTLPGYVNTGFIDAEVLKQYIEKHSPLDASQYQPKGEIVYK is encoded by the coding sequence ATGCGTTTTTCATTATCGACCACAGCATGTGCCTTGGCTGTGTCGCTGGCGTTTGCACCGGGATGGGCGGCTGCCTGGGAAAAAGATAAAACTTACGATATCACCATACTGCATACCAATGATCACCATGGACACTTCTGGCAAAACGATCACGGCGAGTATGGTCTGGCGGCACAAAAAACGCTGGTAGATAGCATTCGCAAACAAGTTGCCGCAGAAGGTGGGAGCCTGTTACTGCTCTCCGGTGGTGATATTAATACTGGTGTTCCGGAGTCCGATTTACAAGATGCAGAGCCTGACTTTCGTGGTATGAATTTGGTCGGATATGACGCGATGGCTATCGGCAACCATGAGTTTGATAATCCGCTGAGTGTGCTGCGTCAGCAGGAAAAGTGGGCGACCTTCCCACTCTTGTCCGCCAATATCTACCAGAAAAGCACGCAACAGCGGCTCTTTAAGCCTTATGCCCTGTTTGATAAACAGGGGGTGAAAATTGCGGTGCTAGGGTTAACCACTGACGATACCGCTAAAATCGGTAATCCTGAGTATTTTACCGATATTGAATTCCGGCAGCCAGCGGCAGAAGCGAAACAAGTGGTTGAGCAACTGCGGAAAACCGAGAAGCCTGACATCATTATCGCGGCGACCCATATGGGGCATTACGATGATGGCAAGCATGGATCTAATGCACCGGGTGATGTCGAAATGGCCCGCAGCTTACCGGCAGGCTATTTGGATATGATAGTGGGTGGTCACTCACAGGACCCTGTCTGTATGGCCAGCGAGAACCATAAGCAAGCCGATTATGTGCCGGGCACCCCTTGTGCACCGGATCGGCAGAATGGGACTTGGATTGTTCAGGCCCATGAGTGGGGTAAATATGTCGGCCGGGCGGATTTCAAATTCCGCAACGGCGAGTTGAAGTTGGTGAGTTATCAGTTAATCCCGATCAATTTAAAGAAAAAAGTCGAGAAAGCCGATGGCACCAGTGAGCGGGTCTTTTATACGCAAGAGATTGCCGAAGATCCGTCAATGCTGAAACTGCTGACCCCCTTTGAAGAGCAGGGCAAGGCGCAACTGGATGTCAAAGTGGGCAGCGTGAATGGCAAACTTGAGGGCGACCGCAGCAAAGTTCGTTTCGAGCAGACCAATCTGGCGCGTGTGTTATTGGCTGCGCAAATGGAACGAGCGGGAGCTGACTTTGCCGTGATGAGTGGCGGCGGTGTTCGTGACTCTATCGACGCGGGTGATATCACCTATAAAGATGTGCTCAAGGTTCAGCCATTTGGTAATACGCTGGTTTACGCGGATATGAAGGGCAGCGAAGTTGAGAAATATCTGGCGGTGGTAGCCAATAAAAAAGTCGATTCAGGGGCTTATGCGCAGTTTGCCAATGTGAGTCTGATTGCTGATGGCAATGGTGTCAGCGAGGTGAAAATACAGGGTAAACCATTAGATCCGAATAAAACTTATCGTCTGGCGACCTTGAATTTCAATGCGTTAGGCGGGGATGGCTATCCGAAGATTGATACCCTGCCGGGTTATGTCAATACCGGTTTTATCGACGCAGAAGTGCTGAAACAGTATATTGAAAAGCACTCTCCGCTGGATGCCAGCCAGTATCAGCCGAAAGGCGAGATTGTTTATAAGTAG
- a CDS encoding D-glycero-alpha-D-manno-heptose-1,7-bisphosphate 7-phosphatase, producing MRKAVFLDRDGVINRALVRDGKPYPPADLASVEILPGVDVATQALHDAGWLLIVVTNQPDVARGTTARAEVDAINHYLQQTLPIDEFRTCYHDSDDHCDCRKPLPGLLLAAAKIHDIDLSASYMVGDRWRDIEAGECAGCKNIFIDYGYAEKQPTIFNFRVHSLLEAARIILGIRA from the coding sequence ATGCGAAAGGCCGTTTTTTTGGATAGAGATGGGGTCATTAACCGCGCCCTAGTGCGTGATGGTAAACCTTATCCGCCTGCTGATCTCGCCTCAGTGGAAATACTGCCGGGCGTCGATGTGGCAACGCAAGCACTACACGATGCGGGCTGGTTACTTATTGTGGTAACTAACCAGCCTGATGTTGCCCGGGGCACAACAGCACGTGCTGAAGTAGACGCTATTAATCATTATTTACAGCAAACCCTGCCAATTGATGAGTTTCGTACTTGTTATCACGATTCTGATGATCACTGCGATTGCCGTAAACCATTACCCGGATTGTTATTAGCCGCTGCAAAGATCCACGATATTGACCTTTCCGCCAGTTATATGGTCGGTGATCGCTGGCGCGATATTGAAGCTGGTGAATGTGCCGGATGCAAAAATATTTTTATTGATTATGGCTATGCTGAGAAACAACCCACGATTTTTAACTTTCGCGTTCACTCTCTATTAGAAGCAGCGCGTATTATTTTAGGAATAAGGGCATGA
- a CDS encoding ST-I family heat-stable enterotoxin → MKKLIFVLALMLSSFCTFGQDKAPTNPNGLSSIATTVEVIKKNCDAQFPSPSEDDPDAWCCELCCNPACAGC, encoded by the coding sequence ATGAAAAAGCTAATTTTCGTTCTTGCATTAATGCTGTCTTCATTTTGTACTTTTGGTCAAGATAAGGCTCCAACGAATCCCAATGGTTTGTCATCGATAGCAACAACAGTTGAGGTAATAAAGAAAAATTGCGATGCTCAGTTCCCATCACCTTCAGAAGATGATCCTGATGCTTGGTGCTGTGAGTTATGTTGCAATCCTGCATGTGCAGGTTGTTAG
- a CDS encoding nucleotidyltransferase family protein produces MFPIAILAGGLATRLRPITETIPKALVDVAGVPFIYRQLNYLHEQGIERVVLCIGYLGGMIEALVGNGERFGLQVSYSSDGATLLGTGGALRKALPLLGEQFFVLYGDSFLPVDFSAVQRAYVRSGQQGLMTVLKNSDRWDKSNVLFVDGQLVEYNKRIPRAEMAYIDYGLGVLSAGVLSHHPPDHSFDLADTYHTLSVRGQLAGMEVQERFYEIGSHSGLKEAEEYFLAKESS; encoded by the coding sequence ATGTTTCCTATTGCAATCTTGGCGGGAGGATTGGCGACCCGTTTGCGCCCCATTACTGAGACGATTCCAAAAGCATTAGTCGATGTGGCGGGTGTACCTTTTATTTATCGACAGCTCAATTACTTACATGAGCAGGGAATTGAAAGGGTTGTACTGTGCATTGGCTACCTTGGTGGAATGATTGAAGCCTTGGTGGGTAATGGCGAGCGATTTGGCTTACAGGTCAGCTATTCATCTGATGGTGCTACTTTGTTGGGAACGGGTGGTGCACTCAGAAAAGCTCTACCACTATTGGGTGAACAATTTTTTGTGCTGTATGGGGACTCTTTTCTGCCGGTAGATTTTTCAGCTGTTCAACGGGCATATGTACGCAGCGGGCAGCAGGGATTGATGACGGTACTGAAAAATAGCGATCGTTGGGATAAGAGCAATGTTTTATTTGTCGATGGGCAGTTGGTTGAATACAACAAGCGAATTCCACGAGCAGAGATGGCCTATATCGATTATGGCTTAGGGGTACTCTCTGCTGGGGTTTTATCTCATCATCCCCCGGATCACTCTTTTGACCTCGCGGATACTTATCACACTTTGTCTGTGAGGGGGCAGCTTGCTGGAATGGAAGTGCAGGAACGTTTCTATGAGATTGGTTCACATAGTGGACTAAAAGAAGCCGAAGAATACTTTTTAGCGAAGGAGTCATCATGA
- the ybaL gene encoding YbaL family putative K(+) efflux transporter, with product MHHSTPLITTIVGGLVLAFLLGTLAHRLRISPLVGYLAAGVLAGPFTPGFVADTSLAPELAEIGVILLMFGVGLHFSLKDLLAVKSIAIPGAVAQIAVATLLGMGLSHLLGWDLMTGFVFGLCLSTASTVVLLRALEERQLIDSQRGQIAIGWLIVEDLAMVLTLVLLPAFAGVMGNETTSLSQLFTELAITIGKVIAFITLMIVVGRRLVPWILAKTASTGSRELFTLAVLVLALGIAYGAVGLFDVSFALGAFFAGMVLNESELSHRAAQDTLPLRDAFAVLFFVSVGMLFDPMILLHEPLAVLASLAIIIFGKSVIAFALVRLFGHSKRTALTISVSLAQIGEFAFILAGLGISLGLMSEHGRNLVLAGAILSIMLNPLLFTLLDRYLAKNETMEDLILEEAVEEEKQIPVDLCNHALLVGYGRVGSLLGAKLHAEGIPLVVIENSRPRVEALREQGINAVLGNAASADIMSLARLDCARWLLLTIPNGYEAGEIVASARIKRPDLEIIARAHYDDEVVYISDRGANQVVMGEREIANSMLNMLKIDTLTEEDKRPVCPI from the coding sequence ATGCACCACTCAACACCCTTAATTACCACGATCGTCGGAGGCTTAGTTCTCGCCTTCCTCTTAGGCACACTGGCTCATCGCCTGCGCATCTCACCCTTGGTGGGATACCTTGCTGCAGGGGTGCTCGCCGGGCCATTCACGCCAGGTTTTGTCGCTGATACCTCATTAGCACCCGAACTGGCTGAGATCGGTGTTATTTTGTTGATGTTTGGTGTCGGACTTCACTTCTCGCTCAAAGACCTCCTCGCCGTAAAATCAATCGCCATCCCCGGAGCCGTGGCTCAAATAGCCGTCGCCACTCTGCTAGGGATGGGGTTATCGCATTTATTGGGCTGGGATTTGATGACAGGTTTTGTCTTCGGTCTGTGTCTGTCAACCGCCAGTACCGTGGTATTACTGCGGGCATTGGAAGAGCGGCAACTGATTGATAGCCAGCGGGGGCAAATTGCCATTGGTTGGCTGATTGTCGAAGATTTAGCCATGGTACTGACATTGGTGTTATTACCCGCTTTTGCCGGTGTCATGGGCAACGAAACCACCAGTTTGAGCCAACTCTTCACCGAATTAGCCATTACCATTGGTAAAGTGATCGCATTCATTACATTGATGATTGTTGTTGGCCGCCGATTGGTGCCATGGATACTGGCAAAAACCGCCAGCACGGGCTCGCGGGAGCTGTTTACACTGGCCGTTCTGGTTTTGGCACTCGGCATTGCCTACGGGGCTGTAGGGCTGTTTGATGTCTCCTTCGCTCTCGGCGCGTTCTTCGCCGGAATGGTATTGAATGAATCAGAGCTTAGCCACCGTGCGGCGCAAGATACCTTACCGCTACGCGACGCCTTCGCGGTGCTGTTCTTCGTGTCAGTGGGTATGCTGTTCGATCCGATGATCTTGCTACATGAGCCCCTCGCTGTGCTGGCGTCATTAGCGATCATCATCTTCGGTAAGTCAGTCATCGCTTTCGCGTTAGTGCGGCTGTTTGGTCACTCGAAGCGCACCGCACTCACCATCTCTGTGAGCTTGGCACAAATCGGGGAGTTCGCCTTTATTCTGGCGGGGCTGGGGATCTCACTGGGCTTAATGTCTGAGCATGGTCGTAATTTAGTTCTGGCAGGGGCGATTCTGTCCATTATGCTCAACCCATTACTTTTCACCCTGCTGGATCGTTATTTAGCCAAGAACGAAACCATGGAAGATCTCATTCTGGAAGAGGCGGTCGAAGAGGAAAAACAGATCCCTGTCGACCTGTGCAACCATGCATTATTGGTGGGTTATGGTCGGGTCGGGAGCTTATTAGGGGCAAAACTTCATGCCGAAGGCATCCCACTAGTCGTTATTGAGAATTCCCGCCCAAGAGTAGAAGCTCTGCGCGAACAAGGTATTAATGCGGTATTAGGCAATGCTGCAAGCGCCGATATTATGTCGCTGGCGCGTCTGGATTGTGCCCGCTGGTTATTACTGACCATTCCCAATGGTTACGAAGCCGGTGAAATTGTTGCATCAGCCAGAATTAAACGGCCCGATCTTGAGATCATTGCCCGCGCCCATTATGACGATGAAGTAGTTTATATCTCAGACCGGGGTGCCAATCAGGTTGTTATGGGCGAACGTGAAATTGCCAACAGTATGCTGAATATGCTGAAAATAGACACGCTTACAGAAGAGGATAAGCGCCCTGTCTGCCCAATTTAA
- a CDS encoding inosine/guanosine kinase → MKFPGKRKSKHYFPVNARDPLLQPAQAENEVSTSYIVGIDQTLVDIEAKVDEGFITRYGLSQGHSLVIEDDVAERLYQELTLNGLITHEFAGGTIGNTLHNYSVLADDRSILLGTMCSNIKIGSYAYRYLCNTSSRTDLNYLQAVDGAIGRCFTLITDNGERTFAISPGQMNQLRPESIPEEVIAGASALVLTAYLVRCKPGEPMPEATMQAISYAKKHNVPVVMTLGTKYVIADNPQWWRDFLNDHVSILAMNEDEAYELTGLNDPLMASDMALNWVDLVLCTAGPNGLYMAGYTEEANKRQTQHPLLPGAIAEFNLYEFSRAMRKEYCDHPFRIYSHIAPYMGGPEKIMNTNGAGDGALSAVLHDIAANGYHRNNVPNSSKHVRSYLSYSSLAQVCKYANRVSYQVLNQHSPRLTRGLPEREDSLEESYWER, encoded by the coding sequence ATGAAATTTCCCGGTAAGCGCAAGTCTAAACACTATTTCCCTGTTAATGCCCGTGATCCATTATTGCAACCGGCGCAGGCTGAAAATGAAGTGAGTACCTCTTATATCGTGGGCATTGATCAGACGCTGGTTGATATTGAAGCGAAGGTCGATGAGGGCTTTATTACACGTTATGGGCTTAGCCAGGGGCACTCTTTAGTCATTGAGGATGATGTGGCTGAGCGCCTTTATCAGGAACTCACACTCAATGGGCTAATTACTCATGAATTTGCGGGTGGCACCATTGGTAATACGTTGCACAACTATTCAGTGTTAGCCGATGATCGTTCCATTCTGTTGGGGACGATGTGCAGCAATATCAAAATTGGTAGCTATGCCTATCGTTATTTGTGTAATACCTCTAGTCGGACTGACCTGAATTATTTGCAGGCCGTCGATGGGGCGATTGGCCGCTGCTTTACCTTGATTACCGATAATGGTGAGCGGACATTCGCGATCAGTCCCGGTCAAATGAATCAACTACGCCCTGAGAGTATTCCTGAAGAGGTGATTGCAGGGGCATCGGCTTTAGTTTTGACAGCTTATCTGGTGCGCTGTAAACCGGGTGAGCCGATGCCAGAAGCCACTATGCAGGCAATCAGTTATGCGAAGAAACATAATGTTCCGGTGGTGATGACGCTAGGCACTAAGTATGTTATTGCAGATAATCCGCAGTGGTGGCGTGATTTCCTTAATGATCATGTCTCTATATTAGCGATGAATGAAGATGAGGCTTATGAGCTGACGGGACTGAATGATCCATTGATGGCCTCAGATATGGCACTGAACTGGGTCGATTTAGTGCTGTGTACCGCAGGTCCTAATGGGCTTTATATGGCGGGTTATACCGAGGAGGCGAACAAGCGTCAGACTCAGCATCCGTTATTGCCTGGGGCGATTGCAGAGTTTAATTTGTATGAATTTAGCAGGGCGATGCGCAAAGAGTATTGTGATCATCCATTCCGTATTTATTCTCACATCGCACCTTATATGGGCGGGCCTGAGAAAATAATGAATACCAATGGGGCAGGGGATGGCGCACTATCCGCTGTACTGCATGATATCGCCGCCAATGGCTATCATCGTAATAATGTGCCTAACTCCAGCAAACATGTCCGTAGCTATCTGAGTTACTCTTCATTGGCCCAAGTGTGCAAATATGCCAATAGGGTCAGTTATCAGGTATTGAATCAGCACTCACCGCGTTTAACGCGTGGTTTGCCTGAGCGGGAAGATAGTTTGGAAGAGTCGTACTGGGAACGATAA